The sequence ACTGCCCAGCGCACCCTGCCCCGATGACCCCGGCCGCGACTGCACTTCCCCCGGCACGGGTACGTGCCCCCCGAATGACCCGAGCGGGCAGCCAGCGGAAAATCTGGGCTGTACCGCATACCCGTGGCTTCGTTGATCTCTATGAGCAGCGTTTGTCGGCCGGTTCCGGAGGAAGTTGGCGAGCAACCGGCTCAGGAGTCGGCCGCTCCGCCCCTCCCCGTCGAACGTCCCTAGACCGCCCCGGCCCCCGTCCGGTCCCGCAGCTGCTTCGCCTTGCGCTTCCTGTCCGCGTCCCCCCAGACGGCCAGTGCGGCACCTGCCGCGAAGAGGCCGACATAGGCGGCCGACGGCAGATCGAACCAGTGGGGCAGCAATCCCCAGGCGTGGTCGAAGAAGACCTGCCCGATGAATCCCATGACGCCCTGGATCATGATGATGAAACCTAAGATTCCCCTCATGGCTCCAGCGTGAAGGGTCCGGCCCCGGGAATCCTCGTTCCCGGGGCCGAACCCTTCTCATCCCTCGGTCGGAGGCCGCGCCGGGGTGTCTACGACTCCACGGCAACGGCGCTCCGACGGCCCCTCAGCCCCCCAACAGCTTCCGCACCCGCTCCGCGCCCACGGCCAGCAGCAGAGTGGGCAGCCGCGGCCCGGTGTCCCGGCCGACCAGCAGGTTGTAGAGCAGGGCGAAGAAGGCACGCTGGGCGACCTTCAGCTCCGGCGTCGGCTTGGCGTCCGGCTCCAGGCCCGCCTGCACCTTCGGAACGCCGTAGACCAAGGTCGTCAGGCCGTCCAGCGACCAGTGCTCGTCGAGACCGTCGAGCAGCAGCCGCAGCGAGCCCCGGGACTGCTCGTCGAGCGTGCCGAGCAGTTCCTCGTCGGGCTCGTCGCGGACGATGGTGCGCTGCTCGGCCGGGACCTGGGTGTTGATCCAGTACTCGGCCTTGGCCAGCCGCGGCCGGGTCTCGTCCAGCGAGGTGACCGGGTTGTCCGGGTCCAGTTCGCCGAGGATCCGGAGCGTCTGCTCGTCGTGGCCCGCGGTGATGTCCGCGACCGAGGCGAGGGTGCGGTACGGCAGCGGCCGCGGCGTGCGCGGCAGCTCACCGGCGGCGGTACGGGCCGCCCGGGCGTACGCGGCGGCGTCGGCCGGCAGCGCACTGCCGTCGGCGACCTTGGCCTCCAGCTTGTCCCACTCGTCGTAGAGCCGCTGGATCTCCTGGTCGAAGGCGATCTTGAAGGACTGGTTGGGCTTGCGGCGCGCGTACAGCCAGCGCAGCAGCGGCGCCTCCATGATCTTCAGCGCGTCACCCGGCGTCGGCACCCCGCCGCGCGACGACGACATCTTGGCCATGCCGCTGATGCCGACGAAGGCGTACATGGGGCCGATGGGCTGGTCGCCGTCGAAGATCTGCCGGACGATCTGGCCGCCGACGACGAAGGACGAGCCCGGCGAGGAGTGGTCGACACCGGACGGCTCGAAGATCACGCCCTCGTAGGCCCACCGCATCGGCCAGTCGACCTTCCAGACCAGCTTGCCGCGGTTGAACTCGCTCAGCCGGACCGTTTCGCCGAAACCGCACTCCGAGCAGGTGTAGACCAGCTCGGTGGTCTCGTCGTCGTACGAGGTGACCGTGGTCAGGTCCTTCTCGCACTGCCCGCAATAGGGCTTGTACGGGAAGTAGCCGGCCGAGCCGCCGCTGCCGTCGTCCTCGGCGGCCGCGCCCGAGCCCTCGGCGGCCTCCAGCTCGGCCTCGTCGACCGGCTTCTGCGACTTCTTGGCCGGGGCCTTCTTCGTGCGGTACTGGCCGAGGATCGCGTCGATGTCCGCGCGGTGCTTCATCGCGTGCAGGACCTGCTCGCGGTAGACACCGGCGGTGTACTGCTCGGTCTGGCTGATGCCGTCGTACTCGACGCCCAGCTCGGCCAGCGCCTCGGCCATGGCGGCCTTGAAGTGCTCCGCCCAGTTCGGGTACGGCGAACCGGCCGGGGCCGGCACCGCGGTCAGCGGCTTGCCGATGTGCTCGGCCCAGGAGTCGTCGACACCCGGCACGCCGTTCGGGACCTTGCGGTAGCGGTCGTAGTCGTCCCAGGAGATGAGGTGGCGGACCTCGTGGCCGCGGCGGCGGATCTCGTCGGCGACGAGGTGCGGGGTCATGACCTCGCGGAGGTTGCCGAGGTGGATCGGGCCGGACGGGCTCAGGCCCGAGGCGCAGACGACCGGTTTGCCCGGGGCGCGGCGCTCCGCCTCGGCAATGACCTCGTCCGCGAACCTGGAGACCCAGTCGGTCTCGGTGCTCTGCTGAGCCACGATCGGCCCTTCCTCTTCCTGGTGCTTCCTGATTGCGCCGTCTTGCGCGTGCGACGCACAAATGCCTGACGGTGCCCATTGTCCCAGACGGAAAATCAGTGGTAGTGCCGTGGGATACTCGTTGGCAAACCCTTTCCCCTCCGACGACACCTCCCTGCCTCCTCCGGAAGAGAGCTCTTCTCCATGGCCTCGGTCACTTCCCTCGCAGCTTCGGTTCACCAGCGCGTCGCGGACGCCCTCTCGGCAGCCCTGCCGGAGGCCGGCGCCGCGGACCCGCTGCTGCGCCGAAGCGACCGGGCCGACTTCCAGGCCAACGGCATGCTGGCGCTGGCCAAGAAGCTCAAGGGCAATCCGCGGGAGCTGGCGACCAAGGTCGTCGCGGAGATCGGCGAGAGCGACCTCCTCCAGGAGATCGAGGTCTCCGGCCCCGGCTTCCTCAACATCACGATCGCCGACCGGGCGATCACCGAGACGCTGGCCGCGCGCGCCGCCGACGACCGGCTCGGCGTCCCGCTCAAGGAGCAGCCCGGCGTCACGGTCATCGACTACGCCCAGCCGAACGTCGCCAAGGAGATGCACGTCGGGCACCTGCGCTCGGCGGTCATCGGCGACGCCCTGCGCCACATCCTGGACTTCACCGGCGAGCAGACGATCGGCCGGCACCACATCGGTGACTGGGGCACCCAGTTCGGCATGCTCATCCAGTACCTGATCGAGAACCCCGGCGAGCTGGCCCCGGCGGCCGACGTCGACGGCGAGCAGGCGATGAGCAACCTCAACCGGGTCTACAAGGCCTCGCGCGCCGTCTTCGACTCCGACGAGCAGTTCAAGGAGCGGGCCAGGAAGCGGGTCGTGGCGCTCCAGTCCGGCGACGCGGAGACCCTTGACCTGTGGCAGCGGTTCGTGGACGAGTCGAAGGTCTACTTCTACTCGGTCTTCGAGAAGCTGGACATGGAGATCCGCGACGACGAGATCGTCGGCGAGTCCGCGTACAACGACATGATGGGCGAGACGGCGCGGCTGCTGGAGGAGTCGGGCGTCGCCGTCCGCTCCGAGGGCGCGCTGGTGGTCTTCTTCGACGAGATCCGCGGCAAGGACGACCAGCCGGTGCCGCTGATCGTGCAGAAGGCGGACGGCGGCTTCGGCTACGCGGCCTCCGATCTCTCCGCGATCCGCAACCGCGTTGTCGACCTGAAGGCGACGACGCTCCTGTACGTCGTCGACGTCCGCCAGTCGCTGCACTTCCGGATGGTCTTCGAGGCGGCCCGCCGGGCGGGCTGGCTGAGCGACGACATCACCGCGCACAACATGGGCTACGGCACGGTCCTCGGTGCGGACGGCAAGCCGTTCAAGACCCGTGCGGGCGAGACCGTACGCCTGGAGGACCTGCTCGACGAGGCGGCCGAGCGGGCGACCACGGTGGTGCGCGAGAAGGGCGCGGCGATCGGCCTGACCGAACGGGAGATCACCGAGAACGGTGCGCAGGTCGGCATCGGCGCGGTGAAGTACGCGGACCTGTCGACGTCGCCGAGCCGGGACTACAAGTTCGACCTGGACCAGATGGTCTCGCTCAACGGCGACACCTCGGTCTACCTCCAGTACGCCTACGCCCGGATCCGGTCGATCTTCCGCAAGGCCGGTGACGCGGCCCCCGCGGCGCACCCGGAGCTGCCGCTGGCCCCGGCCGAGCGGGCGCTGGGCCTGCACCTCGACCAGTTCGGCGAGACCGTCGCCGAGGCCGCCGCCGCGTACGAGCCGCACAAGCTCGCCGCGTACCTCTACGGCCTCGCCTCGCTGTTCACGACCTTCTACGACCAGTGCCCGGTCCTGAAGGCCGAGGGCGGCCCGGACCAGCTGGCCAACCGGCTGTTCCTGTGCGACCTGACCGCCCGCACCCTCCACCAGGGCATGGCGCTGCTCGGCATCCGGACGCCCGAGCGGCTCTGACCCGAGCGGCTCTGACCCGGGCGGCCCTGCCCGGGCGGCTCTGACCCGGGCGGCCCTGCCCGGGCGGCTCTGACCCGGACGGCTCTGACCCGGACGGCTCTGACCGGCCCGCGTCGTCCGGCCGACGGCGCGGACCCGTCATCGCTTACTCTCCAGCCACTGCGGCCCCGTACAAGACCCTTACAAAAGGTCTGGTACGCGGCCGTTCCGGTCTCCAGGGGAGGGCAACAGCCATGCACCATGCACCACACACGACCGATCAGCCGGCCGCACCCGCCGCCGCCCCGACCCGGCGCACCGCGCTGGGCGCCGGAGCCGGACTGCTGACGGCAGGCCTCCTGGCGTCCGCCACCCCATCCGCGGCCGCCGCGCAGGCCCGCACCGCCCCCGATCCGCACCAGACGCTGCGCCGCCTGGAACACGAACACCGGGCGCGCGTCGGGGCGTTCGCCCACAACCTCGCCACCGGCGCGACGCTCGCCTACCGCGCCCACACCCGCGTCCCCTTCTGCTCGGTCTTCAAGACCCTCGCCGTAGGGGCGGTGCTGCGCGACCTCGACCACCACGGCGAGACGCTGGCCCGCCGCATCCACTACAGCCGCGCCGACCTCGTCGACAATTCGCCCGTCACCGGTGCCCACCTCGCCACCGGCATGACGATCGCCGAACTGTGCGCCGCCGCCCTCCAGCGCAGCGACAACACGGCCGCCAACCTCCTGCTCCGCGAACTCGGCGGCCCGGCCGCCGTCACCGCCTTCGCCCGCTCCCTCGGCGACCGCACCACCCGCCTCGACCGCTGGGAGCCGGAACTGAACTCGGCCGAGCCCTGGCGCAGGACAGACACCACCAGCCCCGCCGCCATCGCCCGCACCTACACCCGGCTGCTCCTGGGCGACGCGCTCACGCCCTCGGACCGGGGCCGGCTGACGGCATGGATGAAGGCCAACGAGACCAATACGGCCCGCTTCCGCGCCGCGCTGCCCAAGGACTGGTCCCTCGCCGACAAGACGGGCACGGGCTCGTACGGCACCGGCAATGACGTGGGCGTCGCCTGGACCCCGGACGGCACCCCGATCGTGCTGGCCGTCCTGACGGGCAAGCCGGAGCAGGCCGCGGCCTCCGACGACGCGCTGATCGCGGACGTGACGAAGGTGCTGGCCCAGGCCGTGACGGGCTGAGCGGCCGGGCGGTTCAGGAGGCCGGGGCCGGGGACAGGGGGCCGGGCCCAGGCGCCGGGGCCCGGGTCAGGAGCCGAGGCCAGGGCTCAGGGGACGCGGTCCAGAAGCGGCGCCCTCAGTGCTGCCAGGGCCTGCGTACCGCGTCCTTGACCTTCTCGCTCGCGTCCAGCCCGTGCCCCGCGGTCTTCTCGGCCTTGCCCTCGGCCTCCAGCTTGCGGTTGTGCGTGGCCCGGCCGACGACTTCCTTCATGGCGCCGATGACCTGCGCGCCCTTGGCCTGCATCTTGCGCTTGGCAGTCATGGTTACCCGCTCCTCGGTCGGTCGGGGCCTTCCCTGACACTCGGCGCGTGCCCGGCAGGCGCCGGACAAAACGTCGCGCCCACGACAAAGCTCCCGCCCCCGTGGTCCGGGGACAGGAGCTTCGGCAAGGCAACGCCGGGCACAGCCGGCCGGGGCGGCTCACAGCCCCCGCGCGACCTCCGTCGCCCAGTACGTGAGGATCATGTCGGCACCGGCCCGCTTGATGCCGGTCAAGGCCTCCAGGATCGCCTTGTCCCGGTCGATCCAGCCCTTCTCGGCGGCCGCCTCGATCATCGCGTACTCACCGGAGATCTGGTACGCGGCAACGGGTACGTCCACCGCATCCGCGACCTTCGCCAGCACGTCCAGGTACGGCAGCGCCGGCTTGACCATCACCATGTCGGCGCCCTCCTCCAGGTCGAGCGCCAGCTCGACCATCGAGTCACGGAGGTTGGCCGGGTCCTGCTGGTAGGTCTTGCGGTCACCCTGGAGGGACGAGCCGACGGCCTCCCGGAAGGGCCCGTAGAAGGCGGAGGAGTACTTCGCCGTGTAGGCGAGGATCGACACGTCCTCGTGGGAGGTCTGGTCGAGCGCGTCACGGATGACGCCGACCTGGCCGTCCATCATGCCGCTGGGGGCCACGACATGGACGCCCGCGTCGGCCTGCACCTGCGCCATCTCGGCGTACCGCTCCAGCGTCGCGTCGTTGTCGACCCGGCCCTCGGCGTCCAGGACACCGCAGTGGCCGTGATCGGTGTACTCGTCCAGGCACAGGTCCGACATGATCACGAGGTCGTCGCCGACCTCGGCCTTCACGTCACGGATGGCGACCTGCAGGATCCCGTCCGGGTCGGTGCCCGCCGTCGCGACGCCGTCCTTCTTCGCGTCCTCCGGCACCCCGAACAGCATGATCCCGGCGACCCCGGCGTCGACCGCCTCCACGGCGGCCTTCCGCAGCGTGTCGCGGGTGTGCTGGACGACGCCCGGCATGGCGGAGATCGGCACCGGCTCGGCGATCCCCTCCCGTACGAACGCGGGAAGGATCAGGTCGGCGGGGTGCAGCCGGTGTTCGGCCACCATCCGCCGCATGGCGGGGGTGGTACGCAGCCGCCGCGGCCGCGCACCGGGAAAGCTTCCGTACTTCGTCATACCGCCCACGCTACGCCCGCTTTGCTCCTGCCTTTGCCGACGCATCGTCGGCAGTCACGGCCCCTCCGCGGCCCCGCTCAGGCCGCCGCAGCAGCCACAGCAGCCACAGCGGGCCCGCCGGACGCCGGCTCCCCGGCCACCGATTCGCCCCGGCAGTCCCGGCAGTCCCGGCAGCGCCCCGGCCACCGGGCACGGAACGCGCGCTCGCAGCCGTCGCAGGTCTGGAACGGATCCGGCGCGGGCCGACGACGGTCATCCGCACCGGGGCCCGGTGGGCCTTCGCAGCCCGGCGGGGCTACTGAGCCTTCGCGGCCCGGTGGGACCCCCCGGCCCGCCGGAAGGGGCGGCGGCAGCAGCTCCCGCAGACGATGGGCGAGCAGCCCGCCAGGTTCTTCAGATCGCACGGCAGGTCCGCGGTCAGCGTGCGGTGCACGGCCGCGACGGTCGCCCCGTTCTCGAACCACGCGGCGACGGCGGAGGCGAGGCGGCGTACGTCCCGCCGGGAGAGCGTGAGCCGGTCATCGGTGCGGCGCAGCGCCGCGAGCAGGGCGACGGCGGCGGCGTGGTGCTCGCCGGCGGGCGCTTCCACGGCGGGGTCCGGTGCCTGCTGCGGCGCGGCCGGGGCGGGTGGCCCGGCCGGGACGGAGGACGCGGCCGGGACGGATGACGCGGCCGGGACGGATGGCGGCGGAGCCTCGTCCCCCTCGTCCCGGGCTGCGGCGGCGGGGACCTCAGCGACGGTGGCCCCGATGACACCCGGAGCATTGTGAGCGTAAGTACGGGTGATCACGCGCCCGTCCGGAGCCCGCTCCCGCACCCGCTCGACATAGCCGTGCGCCTCCAACTCCCGTAGGGCGAAGGCGATCCGGTCCCGCCCCTCGGGGAAGCGGGCCGCGAGCGTACGGATATCGACGGAGGCACCCTCGGGCAGCGACAGGATGTGAGTGCCCACCCCGATCGCGGTCAGGGACAGTTCGCGGTGCTGGGCAAGGTGATTGCCGATGATCGTGTACCGGTCCGGCTGGTACTGCCGGATATGCGTCACCCCGCTGTGGGTGGCACTTCGACGAACACGGTTATACGGGCGCGTGGCGGCGCTAGGCTTCTGTTCAGCCATCGGGAAGGTCGTTTCTTCCTCTGGTGGTCAGGCCCTCGCACTGGGATGGCAGTCCCGGCGGGGGCCGACGCATGTCTGCGGTGGTCAGGCCCGAGCCTGCCCACTCAAGTCACCCGCGCGCCAGCCGAGTTGAGCTGATTCACCCCCACGAGTGACGTACGCGGGGTTTGGTGGGTTTGGAAGGTTCTCTCCCAAGGTTCTTTGTCCTTGACCGCCCGCCGCACCGACGGACAGGCCACCGGGCCCTGGCTTTCCGGGCGCCGGTCCGGTGTTGCTCCCGGACCGGACGCCGAAGCGGGGTGGCCGCTGGCGCGATCACCGTGAGGTGATCGACGCGACCGCCTTCAAGTTCCAAACCTGCACGCAGTGGGTCCACCTGCCAGAGAAGTACGGCAACTGGCGGGGTGTCTACAACAGGCTGCGGATGTGGGCCATCGACGGCACCTGGGAGCGGGTGTTTACCGCGTTGACGGCCCAGGCCGACGCGGACGAAGACCTCAACTGGGCGGTCTCCGTGGACTCCACGATCGTGCGCGCTCACCAGCACGCGGCCGGGGCTCGCAAAAAGGGGCCCCGGCCGGCGAGCCGACTGACCACGCCATCGGCCGGTCCCGTGGCGGACTGACCACAAAGATCCACTGGTCCGCAAGGTGATCCAAAGGAAACTTCCCAGGGCTCATGACGGGGCGCCCGGGAAGGACGGCTTGATGACGCGGCTGCCAAACTTCCACTGTCCGTCCACGCGAACGTATTCGTCCTCGTACTTGACGTGGGAACGAACGTAGCCGCCGTCGTTCTTCACCACTTCCACGAGACAGAAGACACTCCCCGCCGCGCAGTTGCCCTCGATGTCCGTCACCAGGTGGTTGAACATGACGTGGATGACGTAGCGGGCATGGGCGAAGAGTGAGTCGCGGAAGAAGTCGCGTATCGCCTCGCGCCCTTGGAACAGGCCGAAGCCGGTCTCGCGTTCGTCGAGGACGCCATCCTCGGCCCAGCAGCCGGAGGACTCATTCAGCCGGAAGCCGTCGAAAGCAACCGCGTAACGAGTGTTGAGATCGTGGATGGCGGCACGATCGGCCAGATGACTCATGGGACAACCTCACGTGAAGAAGCGGCGCCGTGCGCCCTAGCCCTGGCTGGCTCGGACGAGCCGGGGGAACGGTGTACACGGCTCCCAGCCCGTGTCAAGGCTCCCCAGCCATGAACTGACCAGTGATCCAAACGAAACCGCCTAGGCAGTGTTTCTCGGATCTCCGGACGTGGGTGGGGTGTTGGGGTCAGGCTGGTTTCATGGGTCGTGGGGATTTAACGAATGCGGAGTGGCATCGACTGGAGTCGTTCTTGCCTCGGGGTGGTGCGCGTGGGGGTCGGTGGAGTGATCATCGGCGGGTGATTAACGGGGTGCTGTACCAGGTGCGGACGGGTGTGCAGTGGCGGGATCTTCCCGAGCGGTTCGGGCCGTGGGAGACGGTCTACAAACGTCATCGCCGCTGGTCAGCGGACGGAACGTGGGAGAGGCTGCTGTCCCGTGTCCAGGCCGCCGAGGATGCTGAGGGCCGAATCGACTGGGAGGTGTCAGTGGACTCCACCGCGGTGCGGGCTCACCAGCACGCCGCCGGCGCGAGGAAGGTGCCCCCAGCCGCGGTTCCTCAAAAGGGGGCCGGGCAGGGGACAAACCGGGTCGGTCCGGTGCTGCGGAAACTGGCCGTCCGATTGGAGGAGGTGGTCAGATCGGCGAATGCCTGGGACGCTCCCGCGGCGGCTTCACCACCAAAATCCACCTCGCCGTCGAGGGACGATGCCGGCCCCTCGCGCTCGTTCTGACACCCGGGCACTACGGTGACGGCCCCCAGTTCGAGCGGGTGCTGGAGCAGGTTTCCGTGCCCCGCACCGGAGTCGGACGGCCCCGCACCCGGCCCGACCACGTCCTGGCGGACAAGGCCTACACCTCCCGCAAGAACCGCCGTTACCTGCGACGACGCGGAATCCGGCACACCATCCCCGAACGCCTCGACCAGCAACGACACCGCCACAACCGCGGCTCCGACGGCGGCCGGCCCACCGGATTCGACAGCGAACGCTACAAGAAACGCAACACTGTCGAGCGAGCCATCAACCGCCTCAAGGGCTTCCGGGCCGTCGCCACCCGCTACGAGAAACGCGCCTACGTCTACCTCGGAACCGTCACGGTCGCGACCCTCATGATCTGGCTCCGAACATGATCCGAGAAACAGTGCCTAGGCGACCTGCCCGTCCAGCGCGGCACGGAGCCAGTCGTCCATGGCGCCGATGGTCGGCTGCCGGGAAGCGGAGGGGAGTTCGCCGACGAGCTGCCAGTAGCGGTCTATGAGGGGATGCGCGATCCGGCCCAGCTCGGCGCTGAGTTGGCGGCGGAAGGCGGGGGTGTCCCGCGTGTTGCGCAAGCCGGCGTGGGCGGCGACGAAACAGTCGAGGGCTTCGCCCGCGTGCGGGGGCCGTCGGTCTCGTACGTCCGCAGAGGCGAGCGCACACGCCTCGACGAGCCCCTCGTAGAGGACGGCCGGGCGGCAGGCCTCGTCGGGGGTCCGGGGGGCGAGGCGGCGGATGTTGATGTCGACGACGCGGCTGTCGGTGGCGACGGCGTGCAGTCGGGCGAAGACCAGCACCTGGGACGGGGTCGGGTCGGCCGGGGGCTGCGGCACCGCCGCTTCGAGCAGTGTGGAGAGCAAGCGGGCAGGGAGCCGCGCGGGGAGTACATGACGCCAGAAGCGGGCCAGGGCGTCCGTGTCGGGCGGGACGTTCACCGCACCGATCAGGCGCAGGCGGTCGGTGCGTTCCTCGGGGGTGCAGTCGCGGAGAAGATGAAGGGCGGCCTCCCGCCAGCGCAGGGCGGACAGTTGCGTGCCGAGTTCTCGGAGCTGCCCCGCGACGGCGTCCTCCAGGGCGTCCGCTGCACCCGGCGCGTCCTCCTGGGCGAGGACCCGGTCGACCTGCGGCAGTGGCAGGTCGAGGGTGCGCAGCGAACGGATCAGGCGGAGTCGGTCCAGGGCCTCGGGGCCGTACCGGCGGTGGCCCCCGGCGCTGCGGATGGCCTCGGGCAGCAGGCCGCGGTCCGAGTAGAAGCGGACGGTCTTGACGGTGACGCCTGCCTGCTCGGCGAGTTCGCCGATGCTCCACATGCCGTCGGGGGACGCGGACACGGTCATGCCTTGAACCTCCCTCAGGGGGAGTTCCTACCGTAACGGCATGCGCGGCCGGGTCAACGGGGGTCCGGCCGCGCGGCCGAGCTGTGCGAGGAGGCGTTGATGACGGCGTATGTGCTGGTGGCGGGCGGTCATATGGGCGGCTGGCTGTGGCAGGACGTAGTGGACCGGCTACGGGAGCGGGGAGCCGAGGCCTACGCGGCCACGCTCACGGGCATGGGCGACCGCCGCCATCTGGCGGGCCCGGAAACGAACTTGGCGACACATATCGAGGATCTGGTGCAGCTCATCGATCACTTGGATGCGCCGGAGGTGGTGCTCGTCGCCCACTGTCACGGCAGCTTTCCGGCGCTGGGCGCCGCCGACCGGCGCCCGGAACGGGTGTCCCGGATCGTGTACGTGTCGGCGCCCCTGCCGATGGACGGCTACTCGGTGCACGGCCTGATAGACGCATTCGAGACCGATCCCGCGGTCCGCGACGGGTGGCGGCAACGGGCCGAACAGGCCGAGGACGGCTGGCGGATCCCCCCGCCGTCGCTCGACGACGCGCAGGCCCGGAGCAGCGTCGCAGGCGTCCCCGCGGACGCGCTGGCCCGGCTCGTCCGCCTGGCCGCGCCGCAGCCGCTGGGTACGCTCACCCAGCCGCTCCGGCTGTCGGGGGCCGCCGCCGAGCTGCCGATGAGCGGCGTCTTCTGTACCGGCACGGGGATGAACATCGCCATGGTCGAGTCCCTGGTGCGGTCGGGGGAACCGCTCTTCCAGGTGCTCGCCGAGCCTGATGTGGCCTTCTTCGAACTCGACACCGGGCACTGGCCGATGCTCTCCGTCCCGGACGGGCTCGCCGAGGTGCTGCTCCGGGCCGCCGCGGGTGAAGGGCAGCGGGTGACCGCGTAGTCCCGCTCAGCGCAGGCGGCCGCCGCCTGCCCTCGCGCAAAGGGCGCCCCCAAAGGGGCGCCCTTCAAGCCGTTCCTGCTGCTACCGCTCAGCTACGAGCCCGCCGACGCGACCCGGGCCGCCGCTCGCTCGGCCGGGTGACCGGGTCCCCGGCCTCGACCGCGGTATCGCGCCGCGCCGCGCCGAAGTCCGCCAGCGCCTCGGCCAGCTTGTGGACCGACGGCTCGGGCGACATGACGTCCACCCGCAGGCCGTGCTCCTCGGCGGTCTTGGCGGTGGCCGGGCCGATACAGGCAATGACCGTCACGTTGTGCGGCTTGCCCGCGATGCCGACCAGGTTCCGCACGGTGCTCGACGACGTGAACAGCACGGCGTCGAACCCGCCGCCCTTGATCGCTTCCCGCGTCTCGGCCGGCGGCGGCGAGGCGCGCACCGTCCGGTAGGCGGTGACGTCGTCGACCTCCCAGCCCAGCTCGATCAGACCGGCGACCAGGGTCTCGGTGGCGATGTCGGCGCGCGGCAGGAAGACCCGGTCGATCGGGTCGAAGACCGCGTCGTAGGGCGGCCAGTCCTCCAGCAGACCGGCGGCCGACTGCTCACCGCTGGGCACCAGGTCGGGCTTCACGCCGAAGGCGACCAGCGCCTTGGCGGTCTGTTCGCCGACCGCGGCGACCTTGATCCCGGCGAAGGCCCGGGCGTCCAGGCCGTACTCCTCGAACTTCTCCCGGACGGCCTTGACGGCGTTGACCGAGGTGAAGGCGATCCACTCGTAGCGCCCTGTGACCAGGCCCTTGACCGCGCGCTCCATCTGCTGCGGGGTGCGCGGCGGCTCGACGGCGATGGTCGGGACCTCGTGCGGCACCGCGCCGTACGAGACGAGCTGATCGGAGAGCGAAGCGGCCTGCTCCTTGGTCCGCGGCACGAGTACCCGCCAGCCGAAGAGCGGCTTGGACTCGAACCACGAGAGGCGGTCGCGCCGATCCGCGGCGCTGCGCTCCCCGACCACGGCTATGACCGGCTGGCCGCCGTCCGCCGAGGGCAGCACCTTGGCGGCCTTGAGCACCTGGGCGACCGACCCGAGGGTGGCGGTCCAGGTGCGCTGGCGGGTGGTGGTGCCGGCGACGGTGACGGTCATCGGGGTGTCCGGCTTGCGGCCCCCCGACACCAGCTCACCGGCGGCCGCGGCCACCGAGTCGAGGGTGGTGGAGACGACGGCGGTGGCGTCACTGGCACCGACCTCGGACCAGCAGCGCGCATCGGCGCTGCGGGCGTCGACGAAGCGCACGTCGGTGCCCTCGGCGTCGCGCAGCGGGACACCGGCGTACGCGGGCACGCCGACGGCCGCGGCGATACCGGGCACCACCTCGAAGACGATGCCCTCGGCGGCGCACGCCAGCATCTCCTCGGCGACATCACCGTCGAGACCGGGGTCCCCGGTGACGGCACGTACGACCCGCTTGCCCGCACGGGCGGCCGTCATGACAAGATTGGCGGTGTCCCGAAGGGGAGAAACGCCAGTGGGGGTGACGGGGTTTGACGCCTCGTCAGCTGTTGCCTGCAGTGGTGTGTCCACCTGTGCGCGGGCATGCACGCGCACGACGTCCAGCACCTGCGGGTCGGCAATCAGTACGTCCGCGGAGGCCAGCGCCTCCACGGCACGCAGCGTCAGCAGACCCGGGTCTCCCGGCCCGGCACCCAGGAAGGTGACCTGACCGGCGGCGGAGTGGTTTGGGGCGGTGGGGTTCAAAGTGCTCGCTCCCCCATAAGACCGGCCGCACCCTTTGCGAGCATCTCGGCGGCGAGTTCACGACCCATGT is a genomic window of Streptomyces sp. Edi2 containing:
- a CDS encoding bifunctional uroporphyrinogen-III C-methyltransferase/uroporphyrinogen-III synthase, with the translated sequence MNPTAPNHSAAGQVTFLGAGPGDPGLLTLRAVEALASADVLIADPQVLDVVRVHARAQVDTPLQATADEASNPVTPTGVSPLRDTANLVMTAARAGKRVVRAVTGDPGLDGDVAEEMLACAAEGIVFEVVPGIAAAVGVPAYAGVPLRDAEGTDVRFVDARSADARCWSEVGASDATAVVSTTLDSVAAAAGELVSGGRKPDTPMTVTVAGTTTRQRTWTATLGSVAQVLKAAKVLPSADGGQPVIAVVGERSAADRRDRLSWFESKPLFGWRVLVPRTKEQAASLSDQLVSYGAVPHEVPTIAVEPPRTPQQMERAVKGLVTGRYEWIAFTSVNAVKAVREKFEEYGLDARAFAGIKVAAVGEQTAKALVAFGVKPDLVPSGEQSAAGLLEDWPPYDAVFDPIDRVFLPRADIATETLVAGLIELGWEVDDVTAYRTVRASPPPAETREAIKGGGFDAVLFTSSSTVRNLVGIAGKPHNVTVIACIGPATAKTAEEHGLRVDVMSPEPSVHKLAEALADFGAARRDTAVEAGDPVTRPSERRPGSRRRARS
- a CDS encoding MerR family transcriptional regulator, which produces MTVSASPDGMWSIGELAEQAGVTVKTVRFYSDRGLLPEAIRSAGGHRRYGPEALDRLRLIRSLRTLDLPLPQVDRVLAQEDAPGAADALEDAVAGQLRELGTQLSALRWREAALHLLRDCTPEERTDRLRLIGAVNVPPDTDALARFWRHVLPARLPARLLSTLLEAAVPQPPADPTPSQVLVFARLHAVATDSRVVDINIRRLAPRTPDEACRPAVLYEGLVEACALASADVRDRRPPHAGEALDCFVAAHAGLRNTRDTPAFRRQLSAELGRIAHPLIDRYWQLVGELPSASRQPTIGAMDDWLRAALDGQVA
- a CDS encoding alpha/beta fold hydrolase, giving the protein MTAYVLVAGGHMGGWLWQDVVDRLRERGAEAYAATLTGMGDRRHLAGPETNLATHIEDLVQLIDHLDAPEVVLVAHCHGSFPALGAADRRPERVSRIVYVSAPLPMDGYSVHGLIDAFETDPAVRDGWRQRAEQAEDGWRIPPPSLDDAQARSSVAGVPADALARLVRLAAPQPLGTLTQPLRLSGAAAELPMSGVFCTGTGMNIAMVESLVRSGEPLFQVLAEPDVAFFELDTGHWPMLSVPDGLAEVLLRAAAGEGQRVTA
- a CDS encoding nuclear transport factor 2 family protein, yielding MSHLADRAAIHDLNTRYAVAFDGFRLNESSGCWAEDGVLDERETGFGLFQGREAIRDFFRDSLFAHARYVIHVMFNHLVTDIEGNCAAGSVFCLVEVVKNDGGYVRSHVKYEDEYVRVDGQWKFGSRVIKPSFPGAPS